From the Deinococcus hopiensis KR-140 genome, one window contains:
- a CDS encoding HU family DNA-binding protein, with amino-acid sequence MTKKSPKTAAATALATGGKIGKAQLVETVADKTGLTKKQSDAAVEAMLESVIGGLRAGQNVTLPGLGTLSVKATAARTGVKPGTSEKIQIPAGKKVSYKVASTLKGSING; translated from the coding sequence ATGACGAAAAAGAGCCCGAAAACAGCTGCTGCAACCGCCCTCGCCACAGGCGGCAAGATCGGTAAAGCCCAACTCGTGGAGACGGTGGCCGACAAGACCGGCCTGACCAAGAAGCAGAGCGACGCGGCCGTGGAAGCCATGCTGGAAAGCGTGATCGGCGGGCTGCGCGCTGGTCAGAACGTGACACTGCCCGGCCTGGGAACCCTGAGCGTCAAGGCCACCGCAGCGCGCACGGGCGTCAAGCCGGGCACCAGCGAGAAGATCCAGATTCCTGCAGGCAAGAAGGTCAGCTATAAGGTCGCCAGTACCCTCAAGGGCAGTATCAACGGCTGA
- a CDS encoding XRE family transcriptional regulator has translation MHKITEVTPGEGLTLHLTYADGATIHADVSGLLAGDPGVFAPLADRAFFEGVQLGRRGRIVTWPGELDLDADVFRMEDGDPDKPGEFRTLSSTPPMPADPVSLEVARVLDASGLTQSEAAARAGMQQPNVARLLDPQYHGHSLSTLRRLAEALGYDVEVKLVPRQQDRAS, from the coding sequence ATGCACAAGATCACCGAAGTTACTCCCGGCGAAGGCCTGACCCTCCACCTCACCTACGCAGACGGCGCAACGATCCACGCAGATGTATCGGGCCTCCTGGCGGGCGATCCCGGCGTGTTCGCGCCCCTGGCCGACCGTGCCTTCTTCGAGGGGGTGCAGCTCGGCCGCCGTGGCCGGATCGTCACCTGGCCGGGCGAGCTGGACCTGGACGCGGACGTGTTCCGCATGGAGGACGGGGACCCGGACAAGCCGGGCGAGTTCCGGACGCTTTCCAGCACACCGCCCATGCCTGCAGACCCGGTAAGCCTGGAGGTGGCGCGGGTGCTGGACGCGAGCGGGCTGACTCAGTCGGAGGCGGCGGCGCGGGCGGGGATGCAGCAGCCGAATGTGGCCAGGCTGCTGGACCCGCAGTACCACGGGCACAGTTTGTCCACGCTCCGACGGCTGGCCGAGGCGCTCGGGTATGACGTCGAGGTCAAGCTCGTTCCTCGACAGCAGGACCGGGCGAGCTGA
- a CDS encoding endo-1,4-beta-xylanase yields MDYTRKQSFLALPLTLGSLAAAILLSVQTVARAYTEENSPLRLAADKAGFLLGTAVEDDLVGRDTQYEEVVGREYNIVTTENAFKFRWTEPEKGKFSFKRAEKVVSLAEKNGQKVRGHTLIWHLSLPSWLSEGNFTKEEISSIFNDHIDNVVGGFKGRIYAWDVVNEVVDDDGKLRNSIWRKNLGDEYIARAFERARAADPDAKLFLNENSIETWNDKAKATYDLIKSLKAKGVPIDGIGFQTHVDKSFESKVSEFKEVMQRFASLGLEINITEMDVDVGDNPKEADFLTQARIYSKVLDSCLSINTCKALVVWGANDKNSWLRDDSGRKAYPLLLNDDYNPKPAYNDIIRRLQK; encoded by the coding sequence ATGGACTACACAAGAAAGCAAAGTTTTCTTGCACTGCCTCTGACTTTAGGAAGTCTTGCGGCCGCCATTTTACTATCCGTGCAAACGGTAGCCAGGGCATACACTGAGGAAAACTCACCTCTTCGCTTAGCCGCTGATAAAGCGGGATTTCTACTGGGGACGGCTGTAGAAGATGATCTTGTTGGTCGAGACACCCAATATGAAGAGGTGGTTGGACGCGAGTATAATATCGTCACTACTGAAAACGCTTTTAAATTTCGCTGGACCGAGCCTGAGAAGGGCAAGTTTTCCTTCAAAAGGGCAGAGAAAGTTGTTTCCCTCGCCGAGAAAAACGGACAAAAAGTCAGAGGGCATACGTTAATCTGGCACCTTTCTTTGCCATCTTGGTTGTCAGAGGGCAACTTTACTAAGGAGGAAATAAGTAGTATATTCAATGATCACATCGACAATGTAGTTGGTGGCTTTAAAGGCCGTATTTATGCATGGGATGTTGTTAATGAAGTAGTAGATGATGATGGTAAGTTAAGAAATTCAATATGGAGAAAAAATCTCGGTGATGAATACATCGCACGGGCATTTGAGAGAGCACGTGCAGCCGACCCGGATGCTAAGTTATTTTTAAACGAAAACAGCATTGAGACTTGGAACGACAAAGCAAAAGCAACATATGACTTGATAAAATCACTGAAAGCTAAAGGTGTGCCGATAGACGGGATCGGGTTTCAAACCCATGTCGACAAAAGCTTTGAGAGCAAAGTAAGCGAGTTTAAAGAAGTAATGCAGCGTTTTGCTTCGCTTGGGCTAGAGATTAACATAACAGAAATGGATGTCGATGTTGGCGACAATCCCAAGGAAGCGGATTTTCTTACTCAAGCTCGAATCTATTCTAAGGTTCTTGATTCTTGCCTTTCTATTAATACATGTAAAGCGCTGGTTGTATGGGGGGCCAATGACAAAAATTCATGGTTGCGCGACGACTCCGGACGAAAAGCCTATCCCTTACTACTGAATGACGACTACAATCCGAAGCCTGCCTATAATGACATAATCCGACGGCTTCAGAAATAA
- a CDS encoding response regulator encodes MSKMSNILLIHDQPTEVLHLCLMFEALDFPAVLNVVATPMEALNLLKHDGCGWKSPQPDLVLVHLGLSKGVGEGLLDLLLQNFPHLLIGAVIPYGMSMQNTRGQVQLSAPISQKKLQGFLTVLKGQQQLGA; translated from the coding sequence ATGAGTAAGATGAGCAATATACTCTTGATCCATGATCAGCCCACTGAGGTCCTCCACTTATGCCTCATGTTCGAGGCACTTGACTTTCCAGCTGTCTTAAACGTCGTTGCGACCCCAATGGAAGCCCTAAACCTCCTGAAGCACGACGGCTGTGGGTGGAAGTCCCCTCAACCTGACCTGGTATTGGTCCACCTCGGCTTATCCAAAGGAGTGGGCGAAGGACTGTTGGACCTGCTCCTACAGAACTTCCCCCACCTCCTGATCGGCGCGGTCATACCGTATGGAATGAGCATGCAGAACACCCGAGGACAGGTACAGCTTTCTGCCCCAATCTCCCAGAAGAAGCTACAAGGCTTCCTTACGGTACTGAAAGGGCAGCAGCAGTTGGGTGCCTAA
- a CDS encoding M15 family metallopeptidase encodes MTSFDFAAAIQARPSDADLPIALGRFSYRESPTQRGAVIPDPAWAGTHLVQVNLTQFPDFPTSSGRRVQHLTMHRQVAPVFIATMQLAQQRGLLKTLHEYNGCYVARHMGWTPGRPLSVHSWAAAVDFDAATNGYGVPFGRMQINKDFVRLMEECGWTWGGRWTSSYADGMHFQWSDPLPGTVVPTWQDAMAKTATPLKPVSPTPIKRRVFVNGQPVGVGRTVTDGVAVLLSKDGSAWLQPADGHEAAVAATGAVDGNSTRVTLLDQADVWVPFSGRAIYRGLMVNLNPTTYDLHVRPATAEERASSGSWSNLPHVLIGLQ; translated from the coding sequence ATGACGAGCTTTGACTTTGCTGCAGCCATCCAGGCGCGCCCCAGTGATGCGGATCTCCCCATCGCCCTGGGGCGCTTCTCTTACCGGGAAAGCCCGACGCAGCGTGGGGCCGTGATTCCAGACCCTGCCTGGGCTGGGACGCACCTGGTGCAGGTCAACCTGACCCAGTTCCCGGACTTCCCGACATCGAGCGGTAGGCGGGTGCAGCACCTGACCATGCACCGCCAGGTGGCCCCGGTGTTCATCGCCACCATGCAGCTCGCTCAGCAGCGGGGCCTCCTGAAGACCCTGCACGAGTACAACGGGTGCTACGTGGCGCGGCACATGGGCTGGACGCCCGGCAGGCCGCTCAGCGTCCACTCGTGGGCCGCAGCGGTGGACTTTGACGCGGCCACCAATGGGTATGGAGTGCCATTCGGGCGGATGCAGATCAACAAGGACTTCGTGCGCCTCATGGAGGAGTGCGGCTGGACCTGGGGTGGGCGCTGGACGAGCAGCTATGCGGACGGCATGCACTTCCAGTGGAGTGACCCTCTCCCAGGCACGGTGGTGCCCACTTGGCAGGACGCGATGGCGAAGACGGCCACCCCGCTCAAGCCGGTTTCCCCCACGCCGATCAAGCGCCGGGTGTTCGTGAACGGGCAGCCGGTGGGCGTGGGCCGGACAGTGACGGACGGGGTGGCCGTGCTGCTGAGCAAGGACGGGAGCGCCTGGCTGCAACCCGCGGATGGGCATGAGGCAGCGGTCGCGGCGACAGGAGCGGTGGACGGTAACAGTACGCGCGTGACGCTGCTGGATCAGGCGGACGTGTGGGTGCCGTTCAGTGGCCGAGCGATCTACCGGGGGCTGATGGTCAACCTGAACCCGACGACGTATGACCTGCACGTGCGGCCAGCCACGGCGGAGGAGCGAGCCAGTTCAGGCAGCTGGTCAAATTTACCCCACGTGCTGATTGGTCTTCAGTAG